Below is a genomic region from Saccopteryx bilineata isolate mSacBil1 chromosome 8, mSacBil1_pri_phased_curated, whole genome shotgun sequence.
TGCCGCTACAGTAAAAGGAACTCTGGATTTGAGCCCTAATTTCAGCCCGTGGTAGCTCTATAACCCCTATTAAGCCCTCAACCTGTTAAAAGCTCTTCAGTAAAATGACagggtgaggagagagaaaatattacCTTACTCATCAAAGACATGGTGGCATTCCCGTAGTAGTGCAAAGGCCCCTTGAGGTCAGAAAAGTTGTATTTAAAACCGGCAAGGTGAACTTCATGACATATGTGAAATGCCAGCGTGATAGCAATAATTCCTGTCGTCGGGTGTTTGGGTTTCTgcggaaagagagaaaaatttttaaatccaaACGAGATCCTTGTTTCCAAAGCGTATTTGGTTAGCCTAATGTCATAAATCTTATCATTTAGCTCCAGGAAAAGACCAACTTGAACCAAGTCAGTTCAGCTGTAAGTTGTACTAGTAAGTATCtgactagaaaaaaacaaagattcctgatacgcacacacacacacacatacacacacacacacacacacacacatagcgaCATTACAGTCCCAACTGGatccttacttaaaaaaaaaatagtacagccCCTCCACATAGGCATATATTCAGAGAAGTGCTGTATCACGTGTTTGACAGGAGGAGCTTAGCATTCAGTGTTAATTCTCAGCAGGATGGCCATCAGAGGCATAAACAAAATAGATCAAAGTTTTAATCACGGCGATTCAAAGAGATTTGCTTTTGATTAAATGACTTTTACAACTCCCACACAAATTACATGTGATTATGATCTTGAGGAAAAGCAAACACAGGAGCACAATAAAATCCAAGCGAACACCAGGAGGCAAAGAGCGCCCAAGAAGCCgttgtataatttttctttaccACGTGTACTATTGTGACTCTACTACAAGCCTCCACCATGTCCCGGAAAGGGAAGCtaatgggtttgtttttttttaaacctctttagCTTTCAACAGTCCCCAGCCTCCTTCCTACTTTAACAATTCAGtccttatttttcttagaaaacaaGCCATCACATGAAAACTACATCTTCCCAACTCCAAATGTTCCTTCATCTTTACCCAAATTTTCAGTTCTCCTCTTATAGGGATGAGAGGTCCCCGTTTCCACCTGCAGCCAGCTTCTCCACGACCGTGCCAAACATCGCAAATCCTCTCTTCCATCCATTGCTCGGCACCTTTCTAGCAAACCCCACTACAGACTTGCCTCTGTGGCGTGTGTCTCACGTTTTCTTTAACCCGCTGCAAAAAGCTTTTCTTCCTTACTATTCTTCATGTCACCAATATGACCTCCGTGTTCCCAGAACCGGAGTTTATTATTTGTGCTGAGCTCTGTACGGCATCTGACATGGGTGACTTCCCTAAAATACAGCTATATTCTCATTTGGCTCCTGGGACACCATGTCCTATTGTAATTTTAACCTAGTTAGAACTAGTTCTAGTCCCATCTGTAAGTAAGATAGGGGTCTTCCTGTGCATTTGGTAGTTAAGACTCTACTtaaacaaaaacaaggaataaATCCGATCTTACCTCTCAGGAAATTAAGAGCCGAAAAGTCACAAAACATAAAAGCTGTTCTTTTTACCACAATTACTAAgaatctctcctttcctctcaataCTAAGAAATAGGGCTTAAGTTTAAACTATTTATGTTGTTTGACACGGGGATTTTACTTTCAGGTGTCCTACAGAAATCAAACAAGTGTCCAGAAAATTCTTATAAGCatatgcatttgtttttttatcgAGGAAAGAATGGATACAAACCtaaatgtcttattttatttattttatattttattttattttacctattttatttttgacagagaaagagagagtccaagagagggacaaacagaaagggagagagatgagaagcatcagttctttgttgcggcaccttagttgtccattgattgctttctcatatgtgccttgaccggggcagggggactgcagctgagccaggggccccttgctcaagccagcaaccttgagcttcaagccagcaaccattgggctcaagccagtgaccatggggtcatgtctatgatcccatgcttaagccagcaaccccatgctcaagctggtgagcccacattcaagctggcgacctcaaggttttgaacctgggtcctctacctTCCAatctgacgctccatccattgccactgcctggtcaggcctaaatgtCTTTAAATAGGGGAATCTTTCATTATATGGGGGGGAGGATAGCATAATAATATTCATGGTATAATTGTAATTTTATACAAACAATGTATACGTGTATAtgtttataaatgtataaaaagtcTGGAAGGACACAGAAGGCAAAAATTCTTGGAAAATAATCTGAGCTATTGAGGAAAGAGAAGGCTGTCCTTTTCAAAATATTCCTTTGTAAgttatttgattgtttttttttaattttattgaatttattggaatgacattggttaataaaattatactggtttcagcccgacccagtggtggcacagtggataaagcgttgacctgggactctgaggacccaggttcaaagccccaaggtctctggcttgagtaaggggtcactggctctgctggagccccccaattaaggcacgtatgagaagcaatcaatgaacaactgaagtgccacaactataagttaatgctcatctctaccttcctgtctctgtgtgtgtctctctctaagcatttaaaaaaaaattatatgtgttcCAGGTGCACAACTACATCATCAGTGTGCtgcgttgtgtgttcaccacccaagtcagtctccctctccccccccgcctccccccctttcctcctgcaatccccactgctgtctgtgtctgtaaattgtttttctttacttcatcccttcaccttttccacccaactTCAAAACCCCCCTCtgattatattttttccaaataccaaaaacaaagcaTGTAAtactttagattattttttatcatgctaaaaaaaaaatacatcatataTGTTTCGTGGGATTTTCcctgattaaaaaagaaagaaagaaaatgctcatTTCACCATGTTACACAGTTACTCAGACTTCAAGTGAAAAATATGTCTGCCACTGTACAGATCTAGATATGACTGTTTTCTAGGGATTGTAGACAAACAGGACTACAGAAATCTTAGTTGATAAGATTTCTTTTAACTAAagaattgggcctgaccaggcggtggcgcagtggatagagcgtcagactgggatgaggaggacccaggttcgagaccccgaggtcgccaactagagcacgagctcatctggtttgagcaaagctcaccggcttggacccaaggtcactggctactctgtctgctgtagccccatggtcaaggcacatatgagaaagcaatcaatgaacaactaaggtgccgcaaagaaaaactgataattgatgctttgcatctctttccgtttctgtctgtctgtccctctctctgactctctggccCTGTAAAggaaaagcggggggggggggggggggttcaagaACTGTTAGTATTGCTGTAACAAGCATTTTCTGATAATTGACTGCCAACAATAATTCTCCTTGGTGGCTGCAGAAATATTTCTGGACTACTTTACTGTCCTTCCTAACCTTTCCTCTAGTTTTCTTTTGATATTGCTATCACAGATTGCTTTAAACCACTTTTTTTTAGCCTGAAAGCCACGCACTGTCCTGAAACTAGTCCCCACTACCCTGAACCCAGCCTGCCCCTCAGCCCCCTTGCTGCAGAGCGCTAACAACAAGGTTGTGAGAGAGGAGCCATCTGGACAAGCAGACGGACCCCAGAGGGGACCCCAAGGACAGAAAGAAACCTTCACTGGACTCTTTTTCTCGCAACCTGGAAACCATCAAGATAATATCCACGGATATCTAATCTCACTAACTCAGACGAGGCCCTCAGAAGCTACTTCAGGAGTCGTGGTTCTCAGTTTCTGAGACCCCTGGGGCTCCCCTGTTCTACCCTAGCCGGCTCTCTACTTAGAGTGCAAAGAAAAATACGTACCTGATTTTTGGGAAACACTTTTGGGAAGTTAAGCAGTTCATAAGCTGCCGTTCTGATAATGAAAGGATCTAATATTCTGATTTGATACGGTTTATAGATCAGGTTTAAAGCTGGTTTCTTCCAAAAACCAGCtgtattctgaaataaaataagaatatagaaaataagaCATTGTGGTTGTATTTTgttatggaaaaagaaaaactgaagataACCAGAAGGCAGATTTAATTTTGCCAACTTACTATTTTGCCGCCCGTCAGCAATTCCCACAGCCACTTGACATCGTGTGTCTTAAACACAGTGAGAATCGCCGTCGTGTTAGGATCGTTGTGTTTGGGATCTGAAAAAACAGATTCTGGATAAAAAAGTCGGAAGGTTGTCCTTCTCCCAACTTCCTCTTCATGTCCTAAAACAGGACCATTATTCATTCTGTGGACAGTAAAACACACAAGATATGTAGACCAACGGCAGTCTGAGCCATTTCCATCACAGGCCCCAGGGGTTCTATATACAATGCTCTAAAGGCACAAGGCAGTCGAGCAATCTTTCACACACAACGGCCAAAGAAGTGATTCCCTTTCACGAAACTGCTGCTTGGTCAAAGTAGAAACTTGCATTTGTAGTTGAAAATTAATTgtcccctgggcttgcctggtcaaggcacatatgggagttgatgcttccagctcctccctccttctctctctctgtctctctctcaccctttctctctcctctctaaaataaaaaaaaataaaaaaataaaaaaaacagaagtcTAAATGAAACAAATGGAAACGTAAGAACCCCGATACTAGTGTTAAAAGAGAACTTGGCAGACATCCCAACAAAATCCCTTGGATTTAGAGATAATGGCCCTGAAGTCCAGGGAGAGAAAGTGACTGGCCCAGGATTGCCTAGTCATGCAGCACATGGACGTGTGTCTAAGTGACTGACAGGCAAGAATCACATTTAAGGTGAAGACTCATCAAACTGTTATACTCGGAAATAAAGTAACAATATACAACTGCTGTATTAtagccacccacaaccaaacAGACATCTGTTGCCAGAATGAACTCAAGAGCCACACGGGATCTGTTGGGTTTGTGTATGCTCAAGGCGAAGGTTAGACAAGTACTATTTATGTACATACTGTGAAGGCATGCTATTAAAAGGAACGCTTTGTTTCCAAAACAAGTGTTCCCTACGACAATAAATACTATCTTACCCTTTGCTACTGACTCTGTGCAGTAAGATGCAAGTCTTAACGCTCGAAATTACTTTCATAATGTTGTTGTGCCCACGTCATTTTCCTACTAGGGCTTGCTGTAGTTCTAGGTGATTTTAGACAATTATAGgtatgcaaaaaaagaaattatatttcagaATTCTTTTGTGGGTAACTTTTCACAGCttcctcaaaatggataagaaacagaaaacaaggtGACATTGCTATGCAGACACCCTCAGCAGTCTGTAACCTGGCAACACCTCCAGGTCATCCTAATGCCCTGTCCCCAGGTTAAGTGTGCCTGCTCTTCGTATTCACAGCCATCCCAACACACCCAGACTCACCCCAGATGATGACCTTACATCAACCTTtcaatgagaaaacagaaaatgtcCTCATTTTTCCACCACTCCATCTACGGGACTCTTGGTAGCTGTAACCACAGTATGCTGTACAGTCTTctattttcataaaagaaaacaacacaaaaaaaatcttcttttgaTTCTATAACTATCACTGACTATTATCTCATTTCTCAACTTCACAGCAAAATTCCTCAAGAGTTAACGATAGTGGTTGGTCCATTTTCTCACCTCCGATTCTCTTAGCTGTCATTCTCTCCTCGATCCACCCCACCCCGGGCTTCTCCCCACATCATGCCTCCAAGTCTGCTTTTGCTTTGTCAAGAGTGGCGATGAACTTGAAATCGCCAGTCCAAAGTTGAACTCCGTTCTTGTTTTGCATAGCCTCTCACCAGCACTGGATATGGGggtcccttcctctgtcttaaAACACTGTGCCCCTTAGCCTCTGTGATCACCTTTGCTGACTCTTCCTACCCCACTGGTGAACCTTCTCCATCTCTTTCACTCAGTTTTTTCTTCGTACAACCTCCAAAATGTTGAGTGTTCTAAGGCTCAGAGTCCTGggcccttttttctctctcagtccATCCCTGGGAAATTTCACCAATTCCATGGATTAAATACAGCCTACAAGCTCAGCAAGATTTTAACCTGTTTGTCCAATGGCCTACTGGACTTAAACGCTGCAAATCTAAGAGGCAACTTAAACCTAACAGGTTCAAACAGAAATCTCGATTCTCCTCTAAACCTGCTCCTCCCCTAGTCTTCTTCAACTCAATAAATGGTACCACTATCCAGCCAGTCTCTTAAGGTGAGGACCTCGGAGGAGGTatccttcatttctttattccCATCTCTGCTCACATCGAATACATTAACAAATCCTGATAACACTATCTCTAAAGCATGTCTCAATCTATCCAtttatagtgtgtccgtaaagtcatggtgcacttttgaccggtcacaggaaagcaacaaaagacgatagaaatgtgaaatctgcaccaaataaaaggaaaaccctcccagtttctgcaggatgatgtggcagcatgtgcgcatgcgcaggtgatgacggaacaccgtgtatacagcggagcagcccacggccatgctagtcaagatgtggacagtacagaggaaagttcagtgtgttctgtggctcgctaaattcgaatccgtgaccaaaaatgcaacgtgaatatcggcgcatttataacgaagcgccacgacattaatcacttaaaacagagaatcacagacgttattcactctgttacaccagacgtgcaccatgactttacggacacactgtactccCCATGCCATGACAGTCCTGGTCCAGGTCGACATCTAACTGAATACAGCAATCTCACTGGCCTCTTCATTCCCACCCTTGCCCCTCACACATTCCACTGTTCATGCCACAGCCAGAATATTTTACAGACAACCAGATCAAATTGTTTTCTtgcttaaaaatctttaaaaaggttTCCTGTTGTCCCTAAAAGTAAAATCCAAGCTCTATGCCTAGCTTACAAAATCTAATCCTGGCTCACAGGGCCCGCTCATTGTCTGCCTCGTCAGCTGCCAATTCCTTCCCCGCCGGCCCGCTGCCCTTCGACCTCACTGGTTTTCTTGCCCCTTCTCTCAAACCCAGGGTCACATCCCCCTGAGGACCTGCAGTCGACATTCTGCCTGCATTGCTCTGCCCTAATTGTATGGCTAGCTTTGATCAGTCCCTCGGTCCAGCTTAGATGTCTCCTCATCAAGGTGGCTCTCCACCCTAAAGTAGTCATTCAGTCATTCTCTATCGTACATTTTTAATTGTATGGCATTTATTACTTCCTTATTTAATTACTGTTTTGTTCCCCTCAGTAGAATGTAAGCCCCACAGAAAAGAGCATTGTTTATTTCCTGCTGTGTCTCCTGTGGCCGGAAACTGCCTGGCATATTAAAGGGCCGTAACTGAGACAAAAGGTTGTGTCATGTACttaaaaataccaaagcaaaAGTCTTTCAAAACACAGCTGTACTAAGTAGAAAACCACATTCTTTTGAAACGATTCCAGTTTAGCAAATGAGAAATATATTTACCTTATTATTACATCATAGGAGTCAATTTTTTCTCCTAATGTCTTATTCTTCAAAACTCCTCCATTGCCAACCACCACGCACTTTTTACATGGCACGCTGTTGGGCAAACAGACGAGAGAGAGATTGAGCCTTCCATGACAAAGTAGTGTGATTCCAAGAGCCCGTTCATACTTGCAGAAATTTGAAACCAAATTTCACTTGTTGcacaaatgaaaaaagaaccaACTGTGACTTACGGGTCTAAAAATGTATTAGAAAGATGCAAGATTTGCAAATAACATCCCATGGGAAGTGTATCATCATGAGGGGGGGTCACAAAATTAAGGGGGaactttatcgcttcatattcattttgaaattccccctaatttttgagagcagtatGTTAACTCATTAGCCCACAGACATCCCTTCATTGGATTCTCATCACTATCCATTGAGATAAATAAGCTTGAtggttccattttacaaatgaagaaggtTCAGAAAACGGTTAGGTAACATTTCAAATTCACGCTCCGAATTTGGATCCAGATCTTTGAACTACAAAAACACCCGTCAACGCAGCATTCTGCATGTTAATATTGATACAAGTGCATTTCATGATACCTCTGTGTACATTCTTTTTTACCAGTGTTACCCATTCCCCAGGGATTCCTGCTCTAGGTTACTGCTCTCTCTTGTAAATGTGGAGACAGGTTGGAATCAGGTGAGGACAGTGCAATTTCCTTCTACCTGCCCATCCTCACTTAAATTCCCCAAACATTTACTGGTCCTTGGAGTTTAACCAATACAAAGTAAAAATTCACTCTGTGTTCCTGGCACAAGGCTTTAAAGTAGGACATGAAGTGGGACCTCCTGTTCCCGGCTGGGAGCAGCCAGAACCACCGACTGACTGTGCACTGTCACCTGTCGGCACACACAGCCTGGCCCATCTGtctccaggctcctcccaccGCCCAGCCAGACCTGCAGGAATGACCAAACAGCTCGTGTTCTCCTCGAGGGGGACAAGACTGCAGAGGGGAAGGCCACTCAGACTGCCCTCATGACacagaagtagaaagaaaactaCTTTCCCTGAGAACCAGGAAATCAGCAGACCAGATGAACTCCAGACTGGAAGGCTCCTGGGAAACTCACGAGCAGCAACACTGCACAGATGCTGTAGAATACTTAAACAGAACATGCGGAAGGACAGGAACCATTAAAAGGAGCCAGGCATAGGCCCTGTCGGGTTAAGAAGGGGCAATGTACACATTTCTATATGCATAAGTTTGCCTTTTTTTACTTAGAATGTGTTTAGCTCTAGTTGATGTTTTTTgacactaaatattttttttaatttattttttttttaatttgagactcTTAGCTCCCCAAATTAAAGAGTCGTGTCCAAATCAGTGTCTACTTTGTTATAAAGATAAGAAGAGCCAGAGTTTCACAGGTGGCAGATCCTAGtggattgggggtggggtggagggttgAGGATGTGCCCCAAAACCTCTACCACGGACATGGACATGTCGCGATGTGTTCTagagatgtttattttttacccctgtttgtttttatgaaagTAACATCTCCAGATGCAAGTTTGACAATAATCCTAATTCCAGAAAGGCAACCTTCTCAGCAGTGCCCTGCTCTGCAGCGAGGTGGAGA
It encodes:
- the ST3GAL6 gene encoding type 2 lactosamine alpha-2,3-sialyltransferase isoform X2 → MKLCTHLDHPISNKDPHLKEGGPAMRGYLVAIFLSAVFLYYVLHCILWGTNDYWVPPVEMKRRNKIQPCSAKPAFASLLRFHEFHPFLCAADFKKLASLYGSDNFDLPYGIRTSAEYFRLALSKLQSCDLFDEFDNVPCKKCVVVGNGGVLKNKTLGEKIDSYDVIIRMNNGPVLGHEEEVGRRTTFRLFYPESVFSDPKHNDPNTTAILTVFKTHDVKWLWELLTGGKINTAGFWKKPALNLIYKPYQIRILDPFIIRTAAYELLNFPKVFPKNQKPKHPTTGIIAITLAFHICHEVHLAGFKYNFSDLKGPLHYYGNATMSLMSKAEKLQMISN
- the ST3GAL6 gene encoding type 2 lactosamine alpha-2,3-sialyltransferase isoform X3; amino-acid sequence: MRGYLVAIFLSAVFLYYVLHCILWGTNDYWVPPVEMKRRNKIQPCSAKPAFASLLRFHEFHPFLCAADFKKLASLYGSDNFDLPYGIRTSAEYFRLALSKLQSCDLFDEFDNVPCKKCVVVGNGGVLKNKTLGEKIDSYDVIIRMNNGPVLGHEEEVGRRTTFRLFYPESVFSDPKHNDPNTTAILTVFKTHDVKWLWELLTGGKINTAGFWKKPALNLIYKPYQIRILDPFIIRTAAYELLNFPKVFPKNQKPKHPTTGIIAITLAFHICHEVHLAGFKYNFSDLKGPLHYYGNATMSLMSKNAYHNVTTEQLFLKDIIEKNFVINLTQD
- the ST3GAL6 gene encoding type 2 lactosamine alpha-2,3-sialyltransferase isoform X1, whose amino-acid sequence is MKLCTHLDHPISNKDPHLKEGGPAMRGYLVAIFLSAVFLYYVLHCILWGTNDYWVPPVEMKRRNKIQPCSAKPAFASLLRFHEFHPFLCAADFKKLASLYGSDNFDLPYGIRTSAEYFRLALSKLQSCDLFDEFDNVPCKKCVVVGNGGVLKNKTLGEKIDSYDVIIRMNNGPVLGHEEEVGRRTTFRLFYPESVFSDPKHNDPNTTAILTVFKTHDVKWLWELLTGGKINTAGFWKKPALNLIYKPYQIRILDPFIIRTAAYELLNFPKVFPKNQKPKHPTTGIIAITLAFHICHEVHLAGFKYNFSDLKGPLHYYGNATMSLMSKNAYHNVTTEQLFLKDIIEKNFVINLTQD